A section of the Labeo rohita strain BAU-BD-2019 unplaced genomic scaffold, IGBB_LRoh.1.0 scaffold_82, whole genome shotgun sequence genome encodes:
- the LOC127162049 gene encoding uncharacterized protein LOC127162049 translates to MKGLVCILLLLETSVFVVQQQVDEGLTNNEISQQLSSEDGRQNPPKTHTVRTETSTDCQQNCQLCFPDIHAALRELTTIVIEQKANIRALEMRLTEQQTFILEELNKKNNEIANCKSQVEQLRKENRDRQIAFSAGLMQSGKGYIGPFTTDITLTYRNVFSNTENAYNPITGIFTAPLKGAYMFRISVYGHGSDSAPSTVSITKNGEHVAIAHGHQAGYAVNASNGVVLLLEVGDVIYVRLWSNRRIYDNHYNNNIFSGYLLFPL, encoded by the exons ATGAAGGGTTTAGTTTGTATACTGCTGCTGCTGGAAACCTCTGTATTTGTCGTACAGCAGCAGGTAGATGAAGGACTCACTAACAATGAGATCAGTCAACAGCTCAGCTCTGAGGACGGAAGACAGAATCCACCTAAAACTCACACTGTGAGAACTGAAACTTCAACAGACTGTCAGCAAAACTGCCAACTGTGCTTCCCTGACATCCATGCAGCACTGAGAGAACTGACCACCATTGTTATAGAGCAGAAAGCAAATATCAGAGCTTTAGAAATGCGACTGACTGAACAACAGACGTTTATCCTGGAAGAGCTGAACAAGAAAAATAATG AAATTGCAAATTGCAAAAGTCAAGTGGAGCAGTTGAGAAAGGAAAATAGAG ACAGGCAGATAGCTTTTTCAGCTGGACTGATGCAATCTGGCAAGGGATATATTGGCCCTTTTACCACTGATATCACACTAACCTACAGGAATGTCTTCTCAAACACAGAAAACGCCTACAACCCAATTACAG GTATTTTCACAGCCCCACTGAAAGGAGCGTATATGTTCAGAATCTCTGTCTATGGTCATGGTAGTGATTCAGCTCCATCAACTGTCTCCATTACTAAGAATGGAGAGCATGTGGCTATAGCACATGGTCATCAGGCTGGATATGCTGTAAATGCTTCGAATGGAGTCGTGTTGCTCTTAGAGGTTGGAGATGTTATTTATGTGAGACTTTGGTCTAACAGGAGGATATATGATAACCACTATaacaacaacatattcagtGGATACCTACTGTTTCCCTTATAG